One region of Nothobranchius furzeri strain GRZ-AD chromosome 16, NfurGRZ-RIMD1, whole genome shotgun sequence genomic DNA includes:
- the cep131 gene encoding centrosomal protein of 131 kDa isoform X2, whose amino-acid sequence MHPTRSPSIPTGADRDALDLSLSGSQLSISKRPGSASPGKYFSRSVSVAGDSRGKRNTLSDANIGNSRSIKNLRRSNSTTQVNQQANLSLSQDQSNDYLALFDSSSDGRKKLASLSKISPERTTWNILDDQPRIFPSHSSSRSTGSMDSPTSLKRKEPGISLAATFTANNRSNKGAVGNSVTTILHNNHSEKPLTPKSSNQKPSFNNILKATANDEVLVENSSVTKSQKNFSSSSSTPNNRSPVSARPCSPIPPRRREATEEEAERFIQQVNQAAITIQCWYRQHAKRKHSNQAALKQFLVDKGKEWEERREGDSRLEQQHRKAEDRKRIREEKAQLARLAAIQELQQKRAQRAANMQHAAHVDQENPCLTGAVGRKKQPKTSSSNKSPDSLSNVSLVSPTHTKSKNAGASLIIAWWYASTDSNLNIMTELSDLSFRAVSPTLSSHKDTQEDRAGDVPLRHHESGKKLIRKEKPHLTRLAAPPLNSSDEQKQKRAPAAAEDQHAAKVEVENIRQTGAVGRRKLLRITPTNNSPVSLSNNSPKSPTDIKTNNTESNLNVADGADLSFRAVSPSLSNHRGSQCSQEVLQMSVSVEDQHQGAQSSRAQSKTTLIELLDTLKMLEEEPERLSEPRCYQKEKYAWIDEDRESNSLTADNLERHGQLSHHPALPEGGALLSEAKLQSIMSFLDEMEKSEQERPRSVTSGSHREAVFFEEELVGVEQASATAAEVSGSMMKMKLELEEKKRTISMLQTALAQQKELMARHLKEMEKELSNNFQLQQEQYEAAIQRHLTFIDQLINDKKALSERCEGVVAELKQVDQKYTKKIVQMQQQHEMVWQILGPLCEEIKKLKDLMSATEKIRREKWIDEKTKKIKDITIKGLEPEIQKLISKHKQELKKLRTLHEVELLQADERAAQQYVRQSEELRQQLEKEKEEQCQKERELAKQRYEKQLQEEELSLQQQRRRLYQEVAEEKERLANLAARQRVELEDLRQQLEENSSLAGRALKEEMDQCREEQERRHQMEMKVLQERLDIEKQTWEENHKKKEEAWMLSCERELKEKLRRERDKEIELAIWTLEEETSKDKEECERAADNRVRRLREKFEAELRELEHSERAAVEKYQDLRKQQMETEGELIRHQALLRQKEKEIEDITQNRDKLVDERRNLAEVIRQEFADQLVMTEVENRRLKVDMSEVRAKLRLEVDRITREKEEELAEVHQRVRSAILKKEETVNNLRKQHEAALQRADHLEALWEQQRKHLLEK is encoded by the exons ATGCATCCAACACGTAGTCCCTCCATTCCAACTGGCGCTGATAGAGATGCCCTGGACCTCAGTCTGTCTGGTTCCCAGCTTTCTATATCTAAGAGACCAGGCAGTGCATCTCCAGGGAAGTACTTCTCCCGGTCTGTGTCTGTGGCTGGTGACAGCAGAGGGAAACGCAACACCCTG AGTGATGCCAACATTGGTAACTCCCGCTCTATCAAGAACCTAAGGCGGTCCAACAGCACCACTCAGGTCAACCAGCAGGCCAACCTCAGTTTGAG TCAGGACCAGAGCAACGATTACTTGGCTCTGTTTGACAGCAGCTCAGATGGACGCAAGAAACTGGCGAGCCTCAGCAAGATATCACCAGAGAGAACCACATGGAACATCCTG GATGATCAGCCCAGAATCTTTCCATCTCACTCCAGCTCCCGCAGCACTGGcagcatggactcacccaccagcCTGAAGAGAAAAGAACCTGGCATCAGTCTGGCTGCTACCTTCACAGCCAACAACAG GAGCAACAAGGGAGCTGTGGGAAACTCGGTTACCACCATCTTACACAACAACCACTCGGAGAAGCCTCTCACACCTAAGAGCTCAAATCAGAAGCCTTCCTTCAA TAACATCCTGAAGGCCACAGCAAACGATGAGGTTTTGGTGGAGAATAGCTCTGTCACAAAATCCCAGAAGAATTTCTCCTCCTCGTCTTCCACCCCCAACAACAGATCTCCGGTGTCGGCTCGGCCCTGCAGCCCCATCCCGCCACGGCGGAGGGAAGCCACAGAGGAGGAGGCTGAAAG GTTTATTCAGCAGGTGAACCAGGCTGCCATCACCATCCAATGCTGGTACAGACAGCATGCCAAGAGAAAACACAGCAACCAGGCAGCACTCAAACAATTCCTTGTTGATAAAGGAAAG GAGTGGGAGGAGAGAAGAGAGGGGGATAGTCGCCTGGAGCAGCAACATCGGAAAGCAGAAGACAGAAAACGGATCCGGGAGGAGAAAGCCCAACTAGCCCGTCTTGCTGCCATCCAG GAGCTGCAGCAGAAAAGAGCCCAGCGAGCTgcgaacatgcagcatgcagcccATGTTGATCAGGAAAACCCGTGTCTAACGGGAGCAGTGGGACGGAAGAAGCAGCCTAAGACGTCCTCTAGCAATAAGAGTCCAGATTCACTGAGCAACGTCAGCCTGGTGTCACCCACTCACACCAAATCTAAAAATGCAG GAGCATCACTGATTATTGCTTGGTGGTATGCTTCCACAGATTCCAATCTGAACATTATGACTGAGTTAAGTGACCTTAGCTTCAGAGCTGTTTCTCCAACCCTGTCCAGTCACAAAGATACTCAG GAGGACCGAGCAGGAGACGTTCCTCTCAGGCATCATGAGAGCGGAAAAAAACTCATTCGTAAAGAGAAACCTCATCTAACTCGCCTTGCTGCCCCCCCTCTCAACTCATCTGAT GAACAGAAGCAGAAACGAGCTCCTGCAGCTGCTGAGGATCAGCACGCtgccaaggtggaggtggagaacATCAGGCAGACTGGTGCAGTGGGAAGGAGGAAACTTCTCAGGATCACCCCAACCAACAACAGTCCTGTTTCACTGAGCAACAACAGCCCCAAATCCCCCACAGACATCAAAACCAACAACACAG AATCTAATTTAAATGTGGCTGATGGAGCTGACCTCAGCTTCAGAGCAGTGTCTCCATCTTTGTCAAATCACAGAGGATCTCAGTGTTCCCAG GAGGTCCTACAGATGTCTGTGAGTGTGGAGGACCAGCATCAGGGAGCTCAGTCCAGCAGAGCGCAGTCTAAAACAACATTGATTGAGCTGCTGGACACCCTAAAGATGTTAGAGGAGGAGCCAGAGAGACTTTcagaaccacggtgctaccaaaaGGAGAAGTACGCCTGGATAGACGAA GACAGAGAATCTAACTCACTGACCGCCGATAACCTGGAGCGTCATGGCCAGCTGAGCCACCATCCTGCACTGCCAGAAGggggcgctctgctgtctgaagcAAAGCTGCAGAGCATCATGAGCTTCCTGGATGAGATGGAGAAGTCCGAGCAGGAAAGGCCTCGATCAGTAACCTCGGGTTCTCACAGAGAG GCTGTGTTCTTTGAGGAGGAGCTGGTTGGAGTTGAACAAGCATCAGCTACAGCAGCTGAGGTTTCTGGCTCCATGATGAAAATGAAACTGGAGCTGGAGGAGAAGAAACGCACCATCAGCATGCTGCAGACAGCTCTG GCTCAGCAGAAGGAACTGATGGCGAGACATCTGAAGGAGATGGAGAAGGAGCTAAGCAACAATTTCCAGCTTCAGCAGGAGCAATATGAAGCTGCCATCCAGAGACACCTGACCTTCATCGACCAG CTCATCAATGATAAAAAAGCTCTGAGTGAGCGCTGTGAAGGAGTGGTGGCTGAACTGAAGCAGGTGGACCAGAAGTACACAAAGAAGATTGTTCAGATGCAGCAGCAGCATGAGATG GTGTGGCAAATTCTCGGCCCCTTGTGCGAG GAGATCAAGAAGTTAAAGGATCTAATGAGCGCCACAGAAAAGATTCGCAGAGAGAAATGGATTGATGAGAAAACCAAAAAGATCAAGGATATCACAATAAAAG GACTGGAACCAGAGATCCAGAAGCTGATTTCTAAACATAAGCAGGAGCTGAAGAAGCTGCGAACGCTGCATGAGGTCGAGCTGCTGCAAGCAGACGAACGGGCTGCGCAGCAATACGTCCGTCAGAGCGAGGAGCTCCGGCAACagctggagaaggagaaggaggaacagTGCCAGAAGGAGAGGGAGCTGGCAAAACAGAG GTACGAGAAGCAGTTGCAGGAGGAGGAGTTGTCCCTGCAGCAGCAGAGGAGGCGTCTCTACCAGGAGGTGGCTGAGGAGAAAGAGAGGCTGGCCAATCTGGCTGCCAg GCAGCGCGTTGAGCTTGAGGATCTTCGACAGCAGCTGGAGGAGAACAGCTCTCTGGCTGGACGAGCCCTCAAAGAGGAGATGGATCAGTGCAGagaggagcaggagaggaggcaCCAG ATGGAGATGAAGGTCCTACAGGAACGTCTGGATATTGAAAAGCAAACATGGGAAGAAAACCACAAGAAGAAAGAG GAAGCATGGATGCTGAGCTGTGAGCGCGAGCTGAAGGAAAAGCTGCGGCGAGAACGTGACAAAGAGATAGAGCTTGCCATCTGGACGCTGGAGGAGGAGACTAGCAAGGACAAGGAAGAGTGTGAGAGGGCAGCAGacaacag GGTGAGGCGTCTGAGGGAAAAGTTTGAAGCTGAGCTGAGGGAGCTAGAGCACTCAGAGAGGGCTGCTGTTGAGAAATATCAGGATCTGAGGAAGCAGCAGATGGAGACGGAGGGAGAGCTGATCCGGCATCAGGCCTTGCTCCGACAGAAAGAGAAGGAGATTGAAGACATCACACAG AACAGGGACAAACTGGTGGATGAACGCCGCAACCTAGCAGAGGTGATAAGGCAGGAGTTCGCTGACCAGTTGGTAATGACAGAGGTGGAGAACCGCAGACTAAAAGTGGACATGTCGGAAGTCCGAGCAAAACTGCGACTGGAGGTGGACAGGATCACCAGGGAGAAAGAGGAGGAACTGGCTGAGGTCCACCAACG AGTGAGGTCAGCCATCTTGAAGAAGGAGGAAACTGTTAATAATCTCCGGAAGCAGCATGAG GCTGCTCTGCAGAGGGCTGATCACCTGGAGGCTCTGTGGGAGCAGCAGAGGAAGCATCTTTTGGAGAAGTGA
- the cep131 gene encoding centrosomal protein of 131 kDa isoform X4, with translation MHPTRSPSIPTGADRDALDLSLSGSQLSISKRPGSASPGKYFSRSVSVAGDSRGKRNTLSDANIGNSRSIKNLRRSNSTTQVNQQANLSLSQDQSNDYLALFDSSSDGRKKLASLSKISPERTTWNILDDQPRIFPSHSSSRSTGSMDSPTSLKRKEPGISLAATFTANNRSNKGAVGNSVTTILHNNHSEKPLTPKSSNQKPSFNNILKATANDEVLVENSSVTKSQKNFSSSSSTPNNRSPVSARPCSPIPPRRREATEEEAERFIQQVNQAAITIQCWYRQHAKRKHSNQAALKQFLVDKGKEWEERREGDSRLEQQHRKAEDRKRIREEKAQLARLAAIQELQQKRAQRAANMQHAAHVDQENPCLTGAVGRKKQPKTSSSNKSPDSLSNVSLVSPTHTKSKNAGASLIIAWWYASTDSNLNIMTELSDLSFRAVSPTLSSHKDTQEQEDRAGDVPLRHHESGKKLIRKEKPHLTRLAAPPLNSSDEQKQKRAPAAAEDQHAAKVEVENIRQTGAVGRRKLLRITPTNNSPVSLSNNSPKSPTDIKTNNTESNLNVADGADLSFRAVSPSLSNHRGSQCSQEVLQMSVSVEDQHQGAQSSRAQSKTTLIELLDTLKMLEEEPERLSEPRCYQKEKYAWIDEDRESNSLTADNLERHGQLSHHPALPEGGALLSEAKLQSIMSFLDEMEKSEQERPRSVTSGSHREELVGVEQASATAAEVSGSMMKMKLELEEKKRTISMLQTALAQQKELMARHLKEMEKELSNNFQLQQEQYEAAIQRHLTFIDQLINDKKALSERCEGVVAELKQVDQKYTKKIVQMQQQHEMVWQILGPLCEEIKKLKDLMSATEKIRREKWIDEKTKKIKDITIKGLEPEIQKLISKHKQELKKLRTLHEVELLQADERAAQQYVRQSEELRQQLEKEKEEQCQKERELAKQRYEKQLQEEELSLQQQRRRLYQEVAEEKERLANLAARQRVELEDLRQQLEENSSLAGRALKEEMDQCREEQERRHQMEMKVLQERLDIEKQTWEENHKKKEEAWMLSCERELKEKLRRERDKEIELAIWTLEEETSKDKEECERAADNRVRRLREKFEAELRELEHSERAAVEKYQDLRKQQMETEGELIRHQALLRQKEKEIEDITQNRDKLVDERRNLAEVIRQEFADQLVMTEVENRRLKVDMSEVRAKLRLEVDRITREKEEELAEVHQRVRSAILKKEETVNNLRKQHEAALQRADHLEALWEQQRKHLLEK, from the exons ATGCATCCAACACGTAGTCCCTCCATTCCAACTGGCGCTGATAGAGATGCCCTGGACCTCAGTCTGTCTGGTTCCCAGCTTTCTATATCTAAGAGACCAGGCAGTGCATCTCCAGGGAAGTACTTCTCCCGGTCTGTGTCTGTGGCTGGTGACAGCAGAGGGAAACGCAACACCCTG AGTGATGCCAACATTGGTAACTCCCGCTCTATCAAGAACCTAAGGCGGTCCAACAGCACCACTCAGGTCAACCAGCAGGCCAACCTCAGTTTGAG TCAGGACCAGAGCAACGATTACTTGGCTCTGTTTGACAGCAGCTCAGATGGACGCAAGAAACTGGCGAGCCTCAGCAAGATATCACCAGAGAGAACCACATGGAACATCCTG GATGATCAGCCCAGAATCTTTCCATCTCACTCCAGCTCCCGCAGCACTGGcagcatggactcacccaccagcCTGAAGAGAAAAGAACCTGGCATCAGTCTGGCTGCTACCTTCACAGCCAACAACAG GAGCAACAAGGGAGCTGTGGGAAACTCGGTTACCACCATCTTACACAACAACCACTCGGAGAAGCCTCTCACACCTAAGAGCTCAAATCAGAAGCCTTCCTTCAA TAACATCCTGAAGGCCACAGCAAACGATGAGGTTTTGGTGGAGAATAGCTCTGTCACAAAATCCCAGAAGAATTTCTCCTCCTCGTCTTCCACCCCCAACAACAGATCTCCGGTGTCGGCTCGGCCCTGCAGCCCCATCCCGCCACGGCGGAGGGAAGCCACAGAGGAGGAGGCTGAAAG GTTTATTCAGCAGGTGAACCAGGCTGCCATCACCATCCAATGCTGGTACAGACAGCATGCCAAGAGAAAACACAGCAACCAGGCAGCACTCAAACAATTCCTTGTTGATAAAGGAAAG GAGTGGGAGGAGAGAAGAGAGGGGGATAGTCGCCTGGAGCAGCAACATCGGAAAGCAGAAGACAGAAAACGGATCCGGGAGGAGAAAGCCCAACTAGCCCGTCTTGCTGCCATCCAG GAGCTGCAGCAGAAAAGAGCCCAGCGAGCTgcgaacatgcagcatgcagcccATGTTGATCAGGAAAACCCGTGTCTAACGGGAGCAGTGGGACGGAAGAAGCAGCCTAAGACGTCCTCTAGCAATAAGAGTCCAGATTCACTGAGCAACGTCAGCCTGGTGTCACCCACTCACACCAAATCTAAAAATGCAG GAGCATCACTGATTATTGCTTGGTGGTATGCTTCCACAGATTCCAATCTGAACATTATGACTGAGTTAAGTGACCTTAGCTTCAGAGCTGTTTCTCCAACCCTGTCCAGTCACAAAGATACTCAG GAGCAGGAGGACCGAGCAGGAGACGTTCCTCTCAGGCATCATGAGAGCGGAAAAAAACTCATTCGTAAAGAGAAACCTCATCTAACTCGCCTTGCTGCCCCCCCTCTCAACTCATCTGAT GAACAGAAGCAGAAACGAGCTCCTGCAGCTGCTGAGGATCAGCACGCtgccaaggtggaggtggagaacATCAGGCAGACTGGTGCAGTGGGAAGGAGGAAACTTCTCAGGATCACCCCAACCAACAACAGTCCTGTTTCACTGAGCAACAACAGCCCCAAATCCCCCACAGACATCAAAACCAACAACACAG AATCTAATTTAAATGTGGCTGATGGAGCTGACCTCAGCTTCAGAGCAGTGTCTCCATCTTTGTCAAATCACAGAGGATCTCAGTGTTCCCAG GAGGTCCTACAGATGTCTGTGAGTGTGGAGGACCAGCATCAGGGAGCTCAGTCCAGCAGAGCGCAGTCTAAAACAACATTGATTGAGCTGCTGGACACCCTAAAGATGTTAGAGGAGGAGCCAGAGAGACTTTcagaaccacggtgctaccaaaaGGAGAAGTACGCCTGGATAGACGAA GACAGAGAATCTAACTCACTGACCGCCGATAACCTGGAGCGTCATGGCCAGCTGAGCCACCATCCTGCACTGCCAGAAGggggcgctctgctgtctgaagcAAAGCTGCAGAGCATCATGAGCTTCCTGGATGAGATGGAGAAGTCCGAGCAGGAAAGGCCTCGATCAGTAACCTCGGGTTCTCACAGAGAG GAGCTGGTTGGAGTTGAACAAGCATCAGCTACAGCAGCTGAGGTTTCTGGCTCCATGATGAAAATGAAACTGGAGCTGGAGGAGAAGAAACGCACCATCAGCATGCTGCAGACAGCTCTG GCTCAGCAGAAGGAACTGATGGCGAGACATCTGAAGGAGATGGAGAAGGAGCTAAGCAACAATTTCCAGCTTCAGCAGGAGCAATATGAAGCTGCCATCCAGAGACACCTGACCTTCATCGACCAG CTCATCAATGATAAAAAAGCTCTGAGTGAGCGCTGTGAAGGAGTGGTGGCTGAACTGAAGCAGGTGGACCAGAAGTACACAAAGAAGATTGTTCAGATGCAGCAGCAGCATGAGATG GTGTGGCAAATTCTCGGCCCCTTGTGCGAG GAGATCAAGAAGTTAAAGGATCTAATGAGCGCCACAGAAAAGATTCGCAGAGAGAAATGGATTGATGAGAAAACCAAAAAGATCAAGGATATCACAATAAAAG GACTGGAACCAGAGATCCAGAAGCTGATTTCTAAACATAAGCAGGAGCTGAAGAAGCTGCGAACGCTGCATGAGGTCGAGCTGCTGCAAGCAGACGAACGGGCTGCGCAGCAATACGTCCGTCAGAGCGAGGAGCTCCGGCAACagctggagaaggagaaggaggaacagTGCCAGAAGGAGAGGGAGCTGGCAAAACAGAG GTACGAGAAGCAGTTGCAGGAGGAGGAGTTGTCCCTGCAGCAGCAGAGGAGGCGTCTCTACCAGGAGGTGGCTGAGGAGAAAGAGAGGCTGGCCAATCTGGCTGCCAg GCAGCGCGTTGAGCTTGAGGATCTTCGACAGCAGCTGGAGGAGAACAGCTCTCTGGCTGGACGAGCCCTCAAAGAGGAGATGGATCAGTGCAGagaggagcaggagaggaggcaCCAG ATGGAGATGAAGGTCCTACAGGAACGTCTGGATATTGAAAAGCAAACATGGGAAGAAAACCACAAGAAGAAAGAG GAAGCATGGATGCTGAGCTGTGAGCGCGAGCTGAAGGAAAAGCTGCGGCGAGAACGTGACAAAGAGATAGAGCTTGCCATCTGGACGCTGGAGGAGGAGACTAGCAAGGACAAGGAAGAGTGTGAGAGGGCAGCAGacaacag GGTGAGGCGTCTGAGGGAAAAGTTTGAAGCTGAGCTGAGGGAGCTAGAGCACTCAGAGAGGGCTGCTGTTGAGAAATATCAGGATCTGAGGAAGCAGCAGATGGAGACGGAGGGAGAGCTGATCCGGCATCAGGCCTTGCTCCGACAGAAAGAGAAGGAGATTGAAGACATCACACAG AACAGGGACAAACTGGTGGATGAACGCCGCAACCTAGCAGAGGTGATAAGGCAGGAGTTCGCTGACCAGTTGGTAATGACAGAGGTGGAGAACCGCAGACTAAAAGTGGACATGTCGGAAGTCCGAGCAAAACTGCGACTGGAGGTGGACAGGATCACCAGGGAGAAAGAGGAGGAACTGGCTGAGGTCCACCAACG AGTGAGGTCAGCCATCTTGAAGAAGGAGGAAACTGTTAATAATCTCCGGAAGCAGCATGAG GCTGCTCTGCAGAGGGCTGATCACCTGGAGGCTCTGTGGGAGCAGCAGAGGAAGCATCTTTTGGAGAAGTGA